The sequence TGTCATTGCGAGTACAAATTGAAGGTATTTATACTTTACTTGCTTATTTCCATTCTGAAAATCTTTCAATTTTCTCTGCAACTGCATTTTAGatgtaaatattgtacatttatcTGACGCTACCTGTTATATCACAGACcagatttcacacacaaaaacataatatactcatttaaatgatgcatttttataGATGAAAGTACCTCATGATACATAAAGTAGTTAAATTATGCTCCACTACATTATAATAttctttaaacattaaatataacaataatttacACAGAAAGTCTATGtaagttcatttatttttggatAATTATGTACATTCTGCTGCTAATAtctgtaaatgtacttaatatTTTGAATGAAGGAATTTTACTGgtaattcagtcatttttacattgtacTTTTTAGTCTGAACATTACAGTACGTCCACTTCTAGACATCATTTAATTACTTATTATTAGTTACATCCTGTGTTTGATAAGTCAGAATATCTGCTGTAAGAAGGGTTTGTTattgaaagagaaaaataatagcGAGTTGCATGTTTctgttacattttaataaaactgtaacactttttttcagGTTTATAAATTCTCTGGTTGAATCTCTTTTATATGAAATTGGTGCCAGATGTGCATATGAGGGCGGAAAAGGTGCATATACTATGGATTGTGTTgccagttttcacatttttaaatatttttatcatctCATAGCTTCTAAAGaatttgtttaatatgtttgtGTGACCGAAAGTCAAATCACCACAAGATTCCTGCAGCAGTTAATTTAAAGGATAAAaactttctcttttgttttattttttgctggATATTTTCACCTCTTTATGACTTTGattctcagttttatttttgtttttacactcaTGTAAGTATAGTCTGTGATGCATATTTTATAGTAAAGTGTCGTCCTAACATACACGTCATAGTGAACGGGactgtacagcagcagcattgtGGCAAATTTTCTTCTTGGACAGTAAAGTCTTATCTTAACCTGAAATAATCTTtaactctttttattttttcagtaggtttggttaagtttatGTTTGTATCACCACTTGCAGAAGGTGGATGTTTCACGTCCATCCTTTACTTTTAGATACTGTATCTGTTTTGACTTTTCTATTAAATTGCTAACTAGTTTTCATGCACTCACACCAATTTTTAcacatatttctgtatttattttcacctaaacacaaatataataataataaacttgatttgaGCATCTTCTATTTATGAAACACAGCTCAAGGTCCTTCACATAATtgcataaaaacatttaaaggacaggttcataatttttcaagtgagtcaggtgtccatatgaacagtgaaagaggttttccttgctgtaatcattcctcctgttcatactggatattaaaagatccttcaaatgtggtTCAAATGTAagtggaggccaaaatccacagtgtgtccatgcagtcatttagtgcaaaaatgcatttaaaagttgatgtgaagcttatatgagtcttcagcagtctgagttagtcatatcaagtggatatctgacacatttacagtcttttatagcatcaaattctctctttgtgtttccctgttgagctgcaggtggaagtatagtaacaaaaagaggaactttggcactaaaaagactgtaacgttgaaagatatctacttgatttgactcatttggacgctgaagcttcatattagcttcagataaacttgactgtggattttgtcccccatcacttacattggaagtGAACAACCAACATAACTTACTCTGTAACTAGAGGACAATGTGAGAACAGTTTGTTTCAATTTTAGTTGCCTCAAAACATGGAAGAACAAACTAAATGAACTACACAGTTTGCCATCAGAAGAGCATATGAACCATATATATGCATTCTGATTCATACCTCATGTTTAATCCTTAGCTATATTTATATTAGCTGTagctatatatttatttcctgGGATGAAAGGCGGCCGTGCACAGAGCTGAAAAAAGGATAAGCTTGCAACTTGAGGAGCCGTAATGCCGGACGAAAACAAAACGCCAGGGAGAAgactttcaacattttaatgactttgaaATTGTCAATATGTGTTTACACATAAGTGAGTGACATCTTTGGTGGGTGAATTCTGTCAGAGCCAAGATGCCATAAACGAGCGTCAAGTGATGAAGTTTACTGGTGAGGTCTTCAGAGGCCGACAGTATCCATGACAACACGCTGTCCCCTGGACCTTTGTTCCAAAGTAAACACAGAGATGTACCCCCTAATTATTTTAAGTACcccaaaatgaaaaaggagcAATGTATTTTACCTGTTTGTTGGTAATAAGgtaattttgaaataaaatttatTAAGTTCTGCAGAAATCATCACTCCATCTTCCCTGAAACATCCagatttttgctcagttttatgGTTGTTCTGTACCCTATAATAAAACAACGGGTACCTAGTAGGGGAGATCAGGGACAGttgtaatatataaataataataatataaataatttgtAAGTTCCTAAATTGTTACCCCCTTATTCCataacttcacatcttgttatatatatatatgataaaataaaacatttctgtgaGATTTGATAAATTAGGCACGATTATACAAATTTAAACAGTCTCCTTAACAGCAAGATTAAAAAGAAAGGTCTTAAGAAGTGgatgtttagtgtttttttggATGAATTATAAGCTGGTATCTTGTTGTGTCTGCAGACTGTATTAAATCAGGACTTGCAGTGAAGATGATGTTTCCTGCAGATCTGCATCTTCAGGGTCCATGTGGGAGTCAAAGGGGATGTAGCCCCGCCCTCCCCGGTGCCTCTCAGCCAATAGGAACTCTCCCTGGATTATCCTGCTGTTATAAAGGCAGGGGATGCTGAGGCTGTGAGAGAAGCGCCCACtacaactaaaaaaaacaccactgaGCCAACAAAGCAAACTGTGGGCAAGACGCACTGATCCAACAGGTGCTCAGCAGAGGAAACTGaaggtaaagaaagaaaataaaaagaaaagtgatgGAGCActccaaacagacacagtacaGTTCAAACGAGAAGAAAGAGTCCGGGGACAGCAGCTCGGTGCTCAACGGACACTTTGACGGGATGGTGAAGCGGTCACCCGGCGGCACCGGGCGCACAGCCGGTCCCCAGACTCCGGGCGCGGAGTCCGGCTCGCACCGGTCGGCGGCTTCGGTGATGGAGAGCTGGAAGGAGGAGCGCACCAGGAGCGTGGAGGACAACGAGATGAGCCTGCCGTCCCTTGCCGCAGCCTACACCACCATCCTACGGGGGCTCGGAGAAGACCCGCAGCGGCAGGGACTCCTCAAAACCCCCTGGAGGGCCGCCACCGCCATGCAGTTCTTCACCAAGGGCTACCAGGAGAAAATTATCGGTGAGTTTTAAATCCACAAAGCCGCTCAGAGGCGGTTGGGATTTGTCCTGCTGCGGTCAACAGGTGGCAAgtctgacagagaggagagtAAACACCTCCCAAAATTCACTGTAGcttcttcatctttttaaaattttttgcagaaaagagttgatgcactttttaaaatctgatgtGTGGATGAAAATTCAGACTTTTAACTGATCAGAGGGTAACTTTAAACTGCTTTTATTACGTGGGAATCATTTGTTTACACTGGTGATCATGACACACTGATAGAAAGTTtaattatgtatgtatgttaatggggtggacaaaatattaggaacactacAAGctcaataatgaacataaagtagaattatcacctttctgataATATAAGAAAAACTGAAAGTGTATAAGCTTCATTAAAATGGGACTTAAGGCAGAGctgttgcattagattgcacaggtgttcctaataaagtgctctgtGAGTGTATAATGTAACATCTATTCTGTAGCTGCTTGTTCTAAGGCTTTGCTGAAGCTGTAGTTTGCTCataatgaatgaaatatttaaatattatccCTCTTCTAGATACACTGTGTACTTTTTAAGAAGCATTTTTCCAAAATTCAGCCAgacatgtttaatttttattggaGATGTTCACTGAGTTTGAGCTGTAGATGGATCCGGCAGAGTTAAAAATTAATCGACTGTTACTTTGAtcatcgttttagtcatttattaagcaaacatgccaaacatctgctggttgcagcttctcaaatgtgatgatttaaagcTCTTGTGTGTCGtgcatgatagtaaactgaatttctcTGGATTTgagactgttgatcagacaaaacatgacatttgaagacgtcacccagcagacatttttcacaagtttctgacattttatagacaaaccggttaatcgagaaaataatctgcaatcctcatttaaaaatgccaaaaactcaacattcatcaaagtgaaaaaacaggGTTTTCATGTCATCGTGTGTCATGTGCTGTGTTGCACAATTTCATTTTGGGAGCTTTACTCGGGCAGATCTAACCGGCCTGTGAAACCTGTCGGAAAGCTGTTTTAAGGCGAAGGTCAAATAAATGATTGAAACTAACGTGCCCAATAAAGAGTCGAGTCAGACTCCACAGCTGGCAGAACCTGCTCTGCTGGTGCTCCCATGTCACTCCCAGAGAGGGGCTGCAGAGTATCATGCAGGCGGGCGGGGAGGGTGGGGtgtggtggggtggggtggggttgGGTGGGGGTTAGGTGTTGGGAGCACCTGGAGACGGGTTGAAACGCTGTGTCAGGTCCACATGTGCCGGTTTCTCCACGCTACGACGCGTCGGAGTGGCTGGAGCCGGGGATCTGCCCCTCTTCTCTGCATCTGCCTCCTATAGAAGCCCATCTGGAGGTAGTTTGGCTGCAGTGGGGGTTGTTTTGCGTGTTATGAAGCTGTAATGCAAAAGGAAAGAATGCAGCCgagtcagagagaaaaatgtgagTGGACCCAGCGAGGAGAGAGATTCATGTGTGATCCTGAAAAGGCTCCTCTTGACCTGAACACCGGATCCCACATGAAGCTCGTCTCATCTCTGGACAATCAGAGGATGGACAGTGGTAAAGATAGTGATGGCACACATGTGTGTTGCCCCTCAGGCGGCGGCGGTGCTGTGGCTCTATGCTGATTGGCTGCTACAGGAGCCTCCCCTTTGACTTGTTGGAAagcagagaacacacacacacacacacacacacacacacacacacacaaacacatgtaggTTCAGACTGCAGCTTGGAACAGATTGCTGGATGTTTGTAAAGAGTTACTGCATTTTGAGAGAAGTGTCACACtgtttgatttgtgtgtgtgtgtgtgtgtgtgtgtgtgtgtgtgtgtgtgtgtgtgcaggtcaTGGGTTCAGCTTTCATCACAACATGAGCCTACAATCCTCTTGTTGACGAGCACATGACCAACAAAACTGTAGTGAGGAAAAGTTATGCAGAGATTAAACAGAAGCTCTGAGCCTGTAACGTTACAGAAGGCCTGTTATAGTAAACGTGGTTATTCTGTTAAGTataaaaacttttgtttttaatggataAAAAtggattccagcttcttaaatgtgaatattttctggtgtctttagtcttcagtgacagtaaactgagtatctttgtgttgtgttgagagatgagaactccagcaacacttgtagtatgaagaacaacgTGTGGTCTTCATCGGagtcatcataaaacacattacaaacaacatttaatttaaataaagtaagtttggtatgaaaaaaggtaaaaaaaaaaaaaataaataaaaaaaaaagacaaccaatcatatacatccagacacatatcagccaagacatttaaagacgtcatcttgggctttaggaaacagtgtttcaccgttttctgacattttatggacaaaactaCTGATCAGTGAATCCAGAAAATAGTCAACAGATGaattgatagtgaaaataatctttagttgtaGCCCTAAATTATTGAGAAGTCtgctgagtattttttttattaatcgtttggtgtataaaatatcagaaaatagtgacaaatgAATGCAagttgatgtttttcttgttttaccaACCGTCCAaatctcaaatgttttcagtttaccttcacaggaaacagaaaagctGTAAATCTCTGCATTTGAGAAACTGCAACCAATAAGTTCTTGTaatttttttgcttgaaatgattaattgttgATGAATGTTTTGTTGATCAGTTACTctatcaatcaactaattgttgcagctttaatctgaattaatttaTTGGTATTTAAACGTTGAAACTAGATGAAATTAGACGGAAACAACCATTAATTTAAAGACATAGAAAGCACTTAAAAAGGGATGAAAACtgtacaaacatgtttttaatgtgtagaGACAAAAAGAAGATAAAGTTTAATAGTCCAAATAGTCTTACACTCACTGCAGCACGTGTTTGTCTGCTCTCTTGATTTAATTTCAAAtcttttattatgttttcaaCTGAAAAAGTGTCTTTTCCTCACATCTACACTATTCAATGTCCAGTTCCTCCTCAAAAGACCTTCGTCTCCACCTGCTCAGACAAAtagattagattcaactttattgtcaatgtacaagtacaagtacttcacAAAGAGATGCAGTTGGCATCTTACCTGTAGTGTAATTTAGGCATAAAGTGCAGCATTACAGTAAAGGAGAAGTGTGCAGATGGAGGTTTTAGTTATACGTCTCTACaatatatgtgtgaatgtgttataTATGTACAGGTTATACAATAAATAGTGTTGAATGCCGGtgtatgaaatatgaatatatatatatatatatagagagagagaggtgataAATGAAGAGTATAAATAGCTTTAAATAACGTGTAAGATATGAATAGACAGTATATACAGGTTGTAAATGAACAGTTAGTGctaatgtatttaaataaatgaaacatacaataagcatataaaataaatacatgaaaaaacaacaatgataatcatcatcatatcaAAGAAAAACTTGGCAATTACAAGCTCATATCATAATGTTAATGCACGACATGCACCAACATGTTGTATCCAcatgtgtttgtgatgtttaaaTGCCAGAACGCCTCatttataacacaaataacagatGTTATGAAATAATTCAGCAAATAATATGAAAACTATTATTCCCAAGTtcattaaaacctttaaaatctTTAGACACAGTTGAAAGGTGTAAACTTTGCCTGCATTTGAGCACAAATTGagtgtattaaaatatttttccacttttcctGTTTTGAAAACGGGATTCTTGAAATATTGTTTCACTTAGATTCTCTGATTCCTGCTTCTCGTTTTTGAGGAtgtgatgcttttctttgtctttggactgttgctcaaacaaaataagacatttgatggCATCACCGTTGGCTTTAGgacattttcatgattttctgacagtttatagACCAATCAATcatcataatcaattaatcaaataataattacagattgattaataaaaatgtctttgctaccagaggagactctgtaACATAAACTGCAGTGAAGAAAGTGAATTAAAGTTAAAggtatttatttgtaaaagtctgtaaaactgaaactatgaAGCTTAGCAGATATGAGGTTTAATGTGacttttattaaaatgacatgttATATAAGTTAAGTTACTtcaactttattgatcccaagCAGGAAAAATCTGCACTGAGAGTCCATGTAGAGTGACTCCTGTAGACGCGTCACAGCTGGACtttgctctgattggctgtgtcCCATCACGCCAGCGTTTCACTCGGCAGGTTTACCTCGTTTcagatgaaagagcagctgCTTTCAGCCAATCATGGTGccaaatttgcaacatgagATCATTTCCTTTCCTGTTAATTATGACACATTTTACTTGCCGCCGACGCACGAACATGCAGAACTTGTGCAAACACAATACATATCAGAGTACCTGAGAGAATTCTAACAATGCTAAATTGATCCAAGATTGATCCTAAAATGATCCATTAACCTCTAAACTTCACCCTGCAGTCAGCGGTGCTCCCTTGTTTCTGGGACTTATTGTCTTCTCTCCTACAGTTGAGGACTGTTTGTGCCGTTTCTCATTGTTTATTCTGATGAACCAGGAGAGTTTCTTCCCCATCAAAGTGTTGTCAACTGAAGTAAAAAGGGTAAACTGTACAGATTGTTAATCTTCAAAGGTCCTTCAAGGCAAATTTGAGATTTTGggctgtaaaaaataaaattatcttGACTGCGGGAACCATCATATACCTGATATAACTCATCAGAGATGTGGAACTCGTGcataaaatgtagaaaaatcaccagagtttgttatttttgacatatttgtaGTCACCGAGTTAATAACTGTGATCTGGGAACATGTCGCCATCATTACAGCAAAGTTCAACagtgcaggaacacacacagatgatcagACATGATGTAAACAAGAAGTTTAGGCAGATTGTCTGCAATAATTTCTCGTCCTACAGGAAAACTGTGAGGGTGCATCTACAGTAAGTAAAGTACGTtaaagttgaaccaggaagtcGGTCTGTCGGTCATTCCCTAATTTTCTCCACCAGATAAATAacctgagtgtttgtgtgtaaaacctttctgattgtctgactgtttttgtttctcgGAGACAAACGAGAGAGAAACCAGACAGCAGGTCGTAATGTCGCCCCCACAAACGACTTATAGTTACGTTggagtgacagacgccatctagtggccgcAGTAGCTCCGACCCGGAGCGGCAGCGGTGCAGTTCATATGACGTCGATAGATATACGTCAAGGTGGATGGTGGTTATAACCCAACGGTTCCtccttcctgtttccaaccgcgagtcAAGACAATTCTGAGTAATCTGGGAAATAAACAACTTGTTATAAATTCTGCTCAAAATATaaattgtatgtttctgtgtgcgtgtgaagGCCGGATGTAGAGCGGTGACTCACAAATACACGCCCAGGGTTAGGACTAAGTATAGGAGctgcacgtgtgtgtgtctgtctgtgttcacacacacatctggctGTCTGAACGATAAATGAACTTTGTTTATTTAGTCATTCACTCCACCGTTTCCTGCTTCATTCAGAACGTGTCAACATGTGGCCTCTTCACTCtatgactcacacacacacacacacacacacacacacaaggcgGTGCTATTGAATGTAATTGCTGATGATGAGTAACACTGTCATTACCTGATACCCGGCTCGTTTCTGTCACCCAGGGCGTCTGAACCGACAGTCCTCACCAGCTGCCCTTTATTTAGTTAAGGTTGACTTAACGATATTTTCCTTCaaggtgcgtgtgtgtgtgtgtgtgtgtgtgtgtgtgtgtgatgcatgtATCACTGTAATTGGTGGTGATAGAAGCTGTAATGAGAAAGGTGGGCAGAGTCTCAGACATGTTGTGCACTTCAAACGTCCCTAAAAGATAATTACGGTTTACAACAAGTTTCGTCATCGTTTctatcaataataatgatataatacaAAAGTTAGTTGTTGAGATCACTGTGAACACTGTAAACAAACcgttttttctttctctttcctttatttaaccagataAAAAGTCTCACtaagattaaaatctctttttcgAGAGGCCGAGAGAGCAACTGAAACattattatatcattaaataacaacaacataaacagacaaatacaacattcacacactaaCAAAGACTGAGCACAATATCCAGTTAATACAAGATTATAGACATGGTcgtgttttcactttaactttGTTCTTGATTAGAAAACTCTTAAAACAGGATTACCACTTTATTACAGTGTCAACCTGAAGGCAACGTTCATCCTGGAtcagtttttcttgtttgtggGTCAATAAGGTCTAAAGTGTGTCCAGGAGCTGGTTGCAGTTAAACTGTGCTGTAGATCCAAACAAATAGACTTTCAGATAGATGAGACTCTGtagaatttgaacatttctaaCATGTGTTCCCAAcagtaaatgtattaaaaaagacactgtgACAGACAGCAGTTTTGCTCTTAGTCCCTCAAACCTCAGACCTGATGCAGTTGTTCCTGAAGTGACCTTTTGAAGAGGTCGGTGTGCTGCAAGATTGGTTCAATTCCATTTTTTATCCACGTAAGCAGCACGGCTGTAGGGAGGATCGATGTCCGCTCGGTCCACcgctttgatccagactgaaatatctcaacgacttggatggattgctatgaaattttaTGCAGACATTCAATGATTCCCAGACAtcgggcctcatgcaagaacactCTCTGACTTTTTTCTAGGCTGTTTGTTCCAAGTCGGATTCAACAAAGTCTCTTAAAGGAAAAGGCTGCaatttctatatttctcttaatgtcaacaaatctcgTGTGCAGCCAAACcatcaatgaactgatctattaacaagtattgtgttcGTATCCagagcctgatatatcttatacCTCTGTgcctccgttgttgtccaagaactattaaaaacatgtcaggtggaggtggtggagggctACAGATATCAGGGTGTtcaacaggaagtgacagagCAGACTCTACTTCTCGAGGAAGCTTAGGTCCTTCAGTGTGTCCAGCGAGATGTTGCATCTTCTACCAGTCTGTTGTAGCAAGTGCACTTTTCTTTGCAGCCATCTGTTGGGGCATCAGCATCagaaactgaacaaactgaTAAAGAAAGCAGACTCAGTGCTGTGATGGAGCCTCTAGAGCTGGTTGTGGAGAGAAAGATGTTGCTCAACATAATGGACAAAACTACACAACCGTCTGGTCTTTAGTCAGAGGCTCCTTCAGCTCCGCTGCATTAAAGAGCATTAAAAACCTGTAAAAACCATCCACCTCTGTGCTGAGAGGAGAGACTCCTCCTCTGAGTGGCACATTAATAGCAATATCTTGCCTTAAAGCTATTCTACTTCTTTATTctacctttttatttattatagtaCCTtttgtatacatatatattttttggtaGACACACCtcattgtctgtgttttggGGATAAATGAAGTTCTCCATCTATcttaaatgttgcatttatgtcTCCAGCTGCACGGCAGTCAGGAACAGCAACTATCAGAACAATCAATGGAAAGATTTATGACACTAAATGGACTTAAAATTAATACTTTATATCTTAGCGCTCAGTACGGTCTGAGGCCTGAACCTGATCTGTCCAAAAATCAAATCTTCACTGGTTTCTCGTTCAGAGgacaaactgtaaaatgcaACAACAGTCCCGAATAAGATCAAAtaacatctgaaaataaaacactcatgtttgtgttgatgaTGAAGAGCGACATCATCACTCGAACTGTGTTAGACAACAAACATGTGGAAAAGAGTCTAAAAGAACCTGTTTATCTTTGCAAACTCAGGCTTCATGCGACCTTGTTTACACACAATCATACAAGACGCAGCAGAGACTGAAGCAACAAGTCAGTCTGTTCCCTTTTGGCTCGTTgaccccccctctcctcccacctcctccccctcccctcctcctctctctctaacaGATAGCCAGTCAGGAAATTAAAAAGTGCGGCAGTAAGAGCGAGAGGCGTCTGCGTCGTCACAAACAGATAAAGCGGTTTATTGAACCCCCGGCAACAGAAAAATGCAATAAAGCAACAACAGGAAGCAGCGTATGGAAGCAGAGCTATAATTAGATGCTGGTGTTTGCCAGAGAGAAACACCGGAGTGGACGATGAAGAGAGAGATAGGCCGAGGTGAGACAGACGCCCGGTGCTGCGTCCTCTGACACGGCTGCTTcggtttctgtctgtctgtctgctggagTGAAGAAGAAAGTGATGCAGAGAGCTTCCTGTGCacatcaaaatcaaatcatatcaaaataaaaatacagaaaggaCAAATACAGAGCTGGACATCAGAACATGAcataaaaaagaacataaacagtaaaataactcAAACAATTAACTTCCTAAATTAATAAATCtgttaaaaatgacagaaatgtgaGTAACTGGATTAAAAATAGATTAATATTCATTAAATTAATTGGTAAATTAATccataaaactaaaaacatgatgtaaatCCTTAAAGGAACCGGTGGAGGAAATGAGTTAATGAATCTTTAAagtctttaaataaaaaaacttctTCCAGTTTTTCTACAATGACatgtttagatttttatgttatgtttctctgtttctcctccgCAGACGTGCTGAACGACGCCATCTTCGACGAGGACCACGACGAGATGGTGATCGTCAAAGACATCGACATGTTCTCCATGTGCGAACATCACCTGGTGCCCATCTTCGGCAGGGTgagagctgcacacacacacacacacacacacacacacacacacacacacacacacacacacacacacacacacacaccagcgtGGTTTTCCAGAGAGCCAGATTAACAAACTCCGAGTTGATGAACGCTGAGATGGGAAACT comes from Thunnus maccoyii chromosome 1, fThuMac1.1, whole genome shotgun sequence and encodes:
- the gch1 gene encoding GTP cyclohydrolase 1, encoding MEHSKQTQYSSNEKKESGDSSSVLNGHFDGMVKRSPGGTGRTAGPQTPGAESGSHRSAASVMESWKEERTRSVEDNEMSLPSLAAAYTTILRGLGEDPQRQGLLKTPWRAATAMQFFTKGYQEKIIDVLNDAIFDEDHDEMVIVKDIDMFSMCEHHLVPIFGRVHIGYLPNKRVLGLSKLARIVEIYSRRLQVQERLTKQIAVAITEALQPTGVGVVIEATHMCMVMRGVQKMNSKTVTSTMLGVFREDPKTRDEFLTLIRS